The Ignatzschineria rhizosphaerae genome contains a region encoding:
- a CDS encoding toprim domain-containing protein, with translation MSNHRKMDSALRESIISVLTSKYGMRQSGENFAGGVCPDCGKKDLWAVGDEPWSIQCNRINNCGYKGLIRELHPELFKSVTERAESFMIQDNKPDPKGIAKFYLSDERELNPTRAGNFTQETAFNRKTGKGSATIRYTFPVDNGQECYWERIIEDIGSAKANFKYGTSYSNYGWVPPEFNQRSGDVWIVEGIFDALALQEHGIRAISAMSCHNFPAKTIQALNLDLLTTIVIALDSNKAGYEAIPKMIARVEELGFINIQVALTRSKMDWNDCHIQDKLSREDIELYYYNGDLFTATSAYNKALLMWKRNLWQSFIVEHDYKTYWAEVKNASGLQDKEDEEEDKEPELSLTQIGTCLIDFLYVERSIATDETRFYLDIQNSRGNAKGIFSGKHFKSPNEFGSRIIDTLPGANFSGKAHQIEKLYELKAPYIKTVHTIDYVGYCPEAKGYVYPQFAVKDGEIHLPNKEDYYSFKNYHIKNTFTPGSFNPSTNIKPVQWLDDYITAFGDRGLIVLAYFFGSLFATQIRHELGYFPFLEFTGEAGSGKTAVLEFMWKLMGRDNYEGINPTTSTPAGRYRTLNQFSNMPTSYIEGQSESKDAKKGKDDWLYESKTQFNGRSVRTKGKNNNGNDTDESPFYGSIVVSQNVKIDADEATLTRFIYLHMTSDHHTPAGKRASEKLMRLEIDDVSSFLLQTILQEKSILKIIFDKYEEIKDIFIDSDRVVHSRIRDVHKLLLAILEALTETYNIDYKNRDKAAKLIMRIAEDRQKDLDHDPEPVQEFWYLLEDLQRDEDPMRQNSLINHSNNKEFELAINLNHIATMARDRNLPPIDVTLLRKLLPKTKTFEFIENKTVKSSINGKTTRCYVFKWNGKWK, from the coding sequence ATGTCGAATCATAGAAAAATGGATAGTGCTCTCAGAGAGAGCATTATCTCTGTTTTAACGTCCAAATATGGGATGCGCCAATCTGGTGAGAACTTTGCCGGCGGTGTTTGCCCTGATTGTGGGAAAAAGGATTTATGGGCAGTTGGTGATGAACCGTGGTCAATCCAATGCAACCGTATTAATAATTGCGGTTATAAAGGATTGATTCGTGAACTTCACCCTGAGCTATTTAAATCAGTCACTGAACGTGCTGAATCTTTCATGATTCAGGATAACAAGCCTGATCCCAAAGGCATCGCTAAATTCTATTTAAGTGATGAACGTGAATTAAATCCAACTCGTGCCGGCAACTTCACGCAAGAAACCGCTTTTAACAGAAAGACTGGTAAAGGCTCTGCAACAATTCGCTATACCTTCCCTGTTGATAATGGGCAGGAATGCTACTGGGAAAGAATCATTGAAGATATTGGCAGCGCTAAAGCCAACTTCAAATATGGCACAAGCTATTCAAATTATGGTTGGGTGCCACCCGAATTTAATCAGCGTAGTGGTGATGTTTGGATTGTTGAGGGAATCTTTGATGCGTTAGCACTGCAAGAGCACGGCATTCGTGCTATTTCTGCAATGTCTTGTCACAACTTCCCTGCAAAGACTATTCAAGCATTAAATCTTGATCTACTCACCACGATTGTGATTGCACTTGATAGTAATAAAGCAGGATATGAAGCAATCCCCAAAATGATTGCTCGTGTTGAAGAACTAGGATTTATCAATATCCAAGTGGCTCTCACACGCTCAAAAATGGATTGGAATGATTGCCATATCCAGGATAAATTATCCCGTGAAGATATCGAGCTCTATTACTACAATGGTGACCTTTTCACTGCCACAAGCGCCTACAATAAAGCGCTGTTAATGTGGAAGCGCAATTTATGGCAATCCTTCATTGTTGAGCATGATTACAAAACTTACTGGGCTGAAGTTAAAAACGCTTCTGGCCTCCAAGACAAAGAAGACGAGGAAGAAGATAAAGAGCCTGAGCTTTCACTCACACAGATCGGCACATGCTTAATTGATTTTCTTTATGTTGAGCGCTCAATCGCAACAGATGAAACTCGCTTCTATCTTGATATCCAAAACTCCCGTGGTAATGCCAAAGGCATCTTTAGTGGTAAACATTTTAAATCTCCCAATGAATTTGGTAGCCGAATCATCGATACATTACCAGGGGCAAACTTCTCTGGTAAAGCTCATCAAATTGAAAAGCTTTATGAACTTAAAGCACCTTACATAAAAACGGTACATACAATTGATTATGTAGGATATTGCCCAGAAGCTAAGGGATACGTTTATCCACAATTCGCGGTAAAAGATGGCGAAATCCATTTACCGAATAAAGAGGATTATTACTCTTTCAAAAACTATCACATCAAAAACACATTCACGCCTGGAAGCTTTAATCCATCAACAAATATTAAGCCGGTGCAATGGCTTGATGACTATATCACTGCTTTTGGCGATCGAGGCCTTATTGTCCTAGCGTACTTCTTTGGCTCACTCTTTGCGACTCAAATACGCCACGAACTTGGCTACTTCCCTTTTCTAGAATTTACTGGGGAAGCAGGATCAGGGAAAACAGCAGTACTCGAATTTATGTGGAAGCTGATGGGGCGTGATAACTACGAAGGGATCAACCCCACGACATCGACACCTGCAGGACGTTATCGCACACTGAATCAATTCTCAAATATGCCAACTTCGTACATCGAGGGGCAATCAGAATCGAAAGATGCAAAGAAAGGAAAGGACGACTGGCTTTACGAATCAAAAACACAGTTTAACGGTCGTTCAGTGAGAACAAAGGGGAAAAATAACAACGGTAATGATACTGACGAATCCCCATTCTACGGGTCGATTGTTGTCTCGCAAAACGTGAAGATCGACGCAGATGAAGCGACACTTACTCGCTTTATCTACCTGCACATGACAAGCGACCATCATACGCCAGCAGGAAAAAGAGCCTCAGAGAAATTAATGCGATTAGAGATAGATGATGTCTCTTCTTTTCTTCTGCAGACGATTCTACAAGAGAAATCGATCTTGAAAATCATCTTCGATAAATACGAAGAAATCAAAGACATCTTTATTGATAGTGACCGTGTTGTGCATTCCCGTATTCGTGATGTTCATAAGCTCTTACTCGCTATTTTGGAAGCACTCACAGAAACCTACAACATTGATTATAAAAACAGAGATAAGGCAGCCAAACTCATTATGCGAATTGCTGAAGATCGCCAAAAAGACCTAGATCACGATCCAGAGCCAGTGCAAGAGTTTTGGTATCTACTTGAGGACTTACAACGCGATGAAGATCCAATGCGTCAAAACTCACTAATTAATCACTCAAACAACAAAGAATTTGAGCTCGCTATTAACTTGAACCACATCGCAACAATGGCACGAGACCGCAATCTACCGCCAATAGATGTCACGCTCTTACGCAAGCTCTTACCAAAAACAAAAACCTTTGAATTTATCGAAAACAAAACAGTTAAATCAAGCATAAACGGCAAAACTACACGCTGTTATGTCTTTAAATGGAATGGGAAGTGGAAATGA
- a CDS encoding tyrosine-type recombinase/integrase, whose protein sequence is MAYVKKRGNRWRVEVNVMINYEWFRDSKTFDTKAEATLWGIEREAEMKRGQVERPEDKTLRDALFHYLETEVPKKRTQRYIDNATYRIKSFLECPALNVDTKLHSLGYEVFDKYINYRLNVSGVVTSTVNKELTFMRSAIRLAQKMKWLDHNPFEHVQQLKEPPPRNRRISDDEISRILEALDYDEEKELTQVRHRVAVMFLFALETGMRISEICNLDWNNIFIKERYLRIPESKNDDSRDVPLSMRAIELLERMRFHSKNIEYNVEKRDQFGRKISYRAKPVFYNNSNGKAPGNASKLFSKYVDKIGIVDLTFHDTRHEACTRLARKIDVLDLAKMIGHRDIKSLMIYYNPTATEIAGRLG, encoded by the coding sequence ATGGCATATGTAAAAAAACGAGGGAACCGTTGGCGAGTTGAAGTCAATGTAATGATTAACTATGAATGGTTTAGAGATTCTAAAACATTTGATACTAAAGCTGAAGCAACTCTTTGGGGGATTGAACGAGAAGCTGAAATGAAGCGGGGTCAGGTTGAGCGACCAGAAGATAAAACATTAAGAGATGCTTTGTTTCATTATTTAGAAACTGAAGTTCCAAAGAAGAGAACGCAGCGCTACATCGATAATGCGACTTATCGAATCAAATCATTTTTAGAATGCCCGGCATTGAATGTTGATACGAAGTTGCACTCATTAGGCTATGAGGTTTTTGATAAGTATATTAATTATCGCCTGAATGTGAGTGGTGTTGTGACATCAACGGTTAATAAAGAATTAACATTTATGCGCTCTGCAATTCGCCTGGCTCAAAAGATGAAATGGCTGGATCATAATCCGTTTGAGCATGTGCAACAGTTAAAAGAGCCGCCACCAAGAAACCGTCGAATATCTGATGATGAAATTAGTCGAATCCTTGAAGCATTAGACTACGATGAAGAAAAAGAATTAACACAAGTCCGGCACCGTGTTGCGGTAATGTTTTTGTTTGCCCTGGAAACAGGTATGCGGATCTCTGAAATATGCAATCTTGATTGGAATAATATATTCATTAAAGAGCGCTATCTTCGTATTCCTGAGAGTAAGAATGATGATAGCCGCGATGTACCACTATCAATGCGAGCGATAGAATTATTAGAACGTATGAGATTTCACTCTAAAAATATTGAATATAATGTAGAGAAGCGAGATCAGTTTGGCCGGAAAATATCTTATCGTGCAAAGCCCGTTTTTTATAATAATTCAAATGGTAAAGCGCCTGGTAATGCTTCTAAGTTATTCTCAAAATATGTGGATAAGATAGGGATTGTTGATCTAACGTTTCACGATACAAGACACGAAGCATGTACCAGATTGGCTAGAAAGATTGATGTTTTAGACTTGGCAAAGATGATAGGGCATCGAGATATTAAATCTTTGATGATTTACTATAATCCAACGGCCACTGAAATTGCTGGTCGTTTAGGATAG
- a CDS encoding DNA adenine methylase, with product MTKFVKAPLPFQGQKRNWLRYVNNLDFSNKVVIDLFGGSGLLSHEIKRNNPSAKVIWNDFDNYQARLEMIEESEELRKNLIKYPKSNQKADLETKTQIIQLIDQHLEKYQRADWITISSWILFSGNYAHDYHDLIKRTFYVRVTRTPLNSINYLQDVERVQCDFRVLLEEYKDHDDVIYICDPPYIMTDQTGYKSKKNKHFKLKDTLQLIEALRFKKALFFSSTKSETDDLLELYFDSDKIERIEYEASTGSNRRYTELLYII from the coding sequence ATGACTAAATTTGTAAAAGCTCCACTCCCTTTTCAAGGACAAAAGCGCAACTGGCTTAGATACGTTAATAATTTAGATTTTAGTAACAAGGTAGTCATTGATCTATTCGGTGGCAGCGGTCTGCTTTCGCATGAGATTAAGCGCAACAACCCAAGTGCGAAAGTGATCTGGAATGACTTTGATAATTATCAAGCACGATTAGAAATGATCGAAGAGTCTGAAGAACTACGGAAAAATCTTATTAAATATCCCAAGAGTAATCAAAAAGCGGATTTAGAAACTAAAACGCAGATCATTCAATTGATCGATCAACATTTAGAAAAATATCAACGTGCTGATTGGATCACGATATCAAGTTGGATTTTATTTAGTGGCAATTACGCACATGATTATCATGATCTTATCAAGCGAACATTCTATGTACGAGTAACACGAACCCCCCTCAATTCGATTAATTACTTACAAGATGTGGAGCGAGTACAATGTGATTTTAGAGTGTTATTAGAAGAATATAAAGATCATGATGATGTTATCTATATCTGTGATCCACCATACATTATGACGGATCAGACGGGATATAAGTCTAAGAAGAATAAACACTTTAAATTAAAAGATACGCTTCAACTTATCGAGGCTTTAAGATTTAAAAAAGCGCTTTTCTTTTCAAGTACAAAATCGGAGACAGATGACTTGTTAGAGCTTTACTTTGACAGCGATAAGATTGAGCGTATCGAATATGAAGCAAGTACAGGCTCAAACAGGCGATATACGGAACTTCTTTATATAATATAA
- a CDS encoding integrase core domain-containing protein has protein sequence MNIHRKTKLTPFHREEIWRLHHQEKFTVTYLAERFMVSRPTIYKVLKQGRLNLFVPLASKNERYRTIKHGIKRLAKIEKSIEEKLKKRAKRYNKNYPGEMVHVDTKRLPLLKGDLKNRTREYLFVGIDDFSRELYAGIYPDKSQFSAAEFLRWDLLEQCPYTVECTYSDNGREYKGTSEHAFVEMCLTHKINQKFTKPACPQTNGKAERAIRTLMEMWHNQEEFISSDDRKKKLKRFLNYYNTVKPHKGINGLTPYEVLENYFNTEV, from the coding sequence ATGAATATCCATCGAAAAACAAAATTAACGCCGTTTCATCGAGAAGAGATTTGGCGATTACATCATCAAGAAAAATTTACCGTAACCTATCTAGCTGAGCGTTTTATGGTAAGCAGACCTACGATCTATAAAGTACTAAAACAAGGTAGATTGAACTTGTTTGTGCCATTAGCTAGTAAAAATGAACGTTATAGAACAATTAAGCATGGCATTAAACGTCTTGCAAAGATTGAAAAATCTATTGAAGAGAAACTTAAAAAGAGGGCTAAACGTTATAACAAAAACTATCCTGGCGAGATGGTCCATGTGGATACTAAACGGCTCCCTCTTTTAAAAGGGGATCTTAAAAATCGCACTAGAGAGTATTTATTTGTAGGAATTGATGATTTTTCAAGAGAACTTTATGCCGGTATTTATCCTGATAAATCACAGTTTAGTGCTGCTGAATTTCTTCGATGGGATCTGTTAGAACAGTGTCCCTATACTGTAGAATGCACCTATTCGGATAATGGTCGTGAGTATAAAGGTACATCAGAACATGCCTTTGTCGAAATGTGTCTAACACATAAGATTAATCAAAAGTTTACAAAGCCAGCTTGCCCTCAAACGAATGGAAAAGCAGAAAGAGCCATTCGAACACTCATGGAAATGTGGCATAATCAGGAGGAGTTTATCAGTTCAGATGATCGGAAAAAGAAGCTAAAACGATTTTTGAACTATTACAACACAGTAAAACCTCATAAGGGTATTAATGGTTTAACGCCTTATGAAGTTTTAGAAAATTATTTTAACACTGAAGTGTAA